A genomic window from Nicotiana sylvestris chromosome 11, ASM39365v2, whole genome shotgun sequence includes:
- the LOC104220170 gene encoding uncharacterized protein — MAATRKSSGPVLRSLSPAGRFYSPGQRTGSAFASSTSGFSTGSHTILHRSTSPNRVNLYSSRSSSPASSVRFSLDRSTSPSRSISALNRNHVVQNRSYKSLPSSVQKKTCMCSPTNHPGSFRCSLHKNIAASGSRAPSCNPNQLHMRRSAMTNSLVRIGTVEGDLVKRALAALIRPSSHQQRRRGDFQHRPSRLSVMSKAEDS; from the coding sequence ATGGCGGCTACTCGGAAGTCAAGCGGACCGGTTCTCCGGTCACTTTCACCGGCCGGAAGATTTTATTCTCCAGGCCAAAGGACCGGTTCTGCTTTTGCTTCCTCAACTTCTGGTTTTTCAACCGGTTCACATACAATTCTCCACAGATCAACTTCTCCGAATCGTGTGAATTTATACAGCTCAAGGTCGTCATCTCCGGCGTCATCCGTACGGTTCTCTCTGGACCGTTCGACTTCACCGAGTCGGTCTATTTCTGCTTTAAACCGGAATCACGTGGTCCAGAACCGGAGCTATAAATCCTTGCCTAGTAGCGTTCAGAAAAAGACGTGTATGTGCTCCCCGACGAATCATCCAGGTTCGTTTCGATGTAGTCTACATAAGAATATTGCTGCAAGCGGTAGCCGTGCGCCGTCGTGCAATCCGAACCAGTTGCATATGAGGCGGTCCGCCATGACGAACTCGCTTGTGAGAATCGGAACTGTAGAAGGTGATTTGGTGAAAAGAGCGTTAGCCGCTTTGATTCGTCCTTCGTCTCATCAACAGCGCCGCCGAGGCGATTTCCAGCATAGACCTAGCCGGCTTTCTGTCATGTCCAAAGCCGAGGATTCGTAA